The Plectropomus leopardus isolate mb chromosome 15, YSFRI_Pleo_2.0, whole genome shotgun sequence genome has a segment encoding these proteins:
- the LOC121954457 gene encoding spastin-like, producing MSAKIMASKSKDNCEVIKNYHKQAFEYVSKALRIDEDDAGEKEEAVRWYKKGISELERGITVEITGQGEQYDRAKRLQDKMVTNLTMAKDRLALLEATMASRRRSDTPKTSNHVFPQPKPVPKSQPAVRGVSSNIRPSSAVRPPSRPTDPKVTPRMGKAQNGKLAVVKQPPKRDVKNFKNVDSKLANLILNEIVDSGASISFEDIAGQDLAKQALQEIVILPALRPELFTGLRAPARGLLLFGPPGNGKTMLAKAVAAESNATFFNISAASLTSKYVGEGEKLVRALFAVARELQPSVIFIDEVDSLLCERREGEHDASRRLKTEFLIEFDGVQSGGDDRVLVMGATNRPQELDEAVLRRFAKRVHVTLPDVETRKTLLKNLLAKHGNPLSQSELTHLAKASAGYSGSDLTSLAKDAALGPIRELGPDQVRSMAASEMRNIKMKDFEDSLKRIKPSVSPATLKMYTQWNKDFGDTTAF from the exons ATGTCAGCCAAAATAATGGCAAGCAAAAGCAAAGACAACTGTGAAGTTATTAAAAACTACCATAAACAGGCGTTTGAATATGTATCGAAGGCATTAAGGATCGACGAAGATGATGCAG gagaaaaggaggaggctGTGCGGTGGTACAAAAAGGGCATTTCTGAGCTTGAAAGGGGTATTACAGTAGAGATCACGGGACAAg GAGAGCAGTATGACAGAGCAAAGAGACTTCAAGATAAAATGGTCACTAATCTCACCATGGCAAAAGATAGGCTCGCTCTTTTAG AGGCAACAATGGCATCTAGGAGGAGGAGTGATACCCCGAAGACCtcaaatcatgtttttccaCAACCAAAGCCTGTGCCTAAAAGCCAGCCAGCAGTGCGAGGTGTCTCCTCTAACATCAGACCCTCCTCTGCTGTCAGACCTCCATCAAGACCTACTGATCCAaag GTGACCCCACGAATGGGAAAAGCCCAAAATGGAAAACTTGCAGTTGTGAAACAGCCTCCAAAGAGGGATGTGAAAAACTTCAAGAATGTGGACAGCAAACTGGCCAACTTGATTCTGAATGAAATTGTTGACAG TGGAGCATCTATATCCTTTGAGGACATTGCCGGACAGGATTTGGCCAAACAGGCACTCCAAGAGATTGTCATCCTCCCTGCCTTAAGACCAGAG CTCTTTACTGGCCTAAGAGCTCCGGCACGTGGTTTGCTTTTATTTGGCCCACCTGGAAATGGGAAAACCATGCTG GCCAAAGCAGTTGCAGCGGAGTCAAATGCCACATTCTTCAACATCAGTGCTGCCAGTTTGACCTCTAAATAT gtgggagagggagagaagctTGTGCGAGCACTGTTTGCAGTCGCCAGAGAATTGCAGCCCTCTGTCATCTTTATCG ATGAAGTTGACAGCTTGCTCTGTGAAAGGAGGGAGGGCGAACACGATGCCTCTCGTCGATTAAAAACCGAGTTCCTCATTGAGTTTGATGGG GTGCAGTCAGGAGGGGACGACAGGGTGCTCGTAATGGGAGCGACCAACAGGCCCCAGGAACTCGATGAAGCAGTGCTGAG GCGCTTTGCAAAAAGAGTTCATGTGACACTGCCGGATGTCGAG ACAAGAAAAACGCTGCTGAAAAACCTTTTGGCAAAACACGGGAACCCACTGAGCCAAAGCGAGCTGACCCATCTTGCAAA GGCGAGTGCAGGATATTCAGGAAGTGATCTCACGTCATTAGCCAAAGATGCTGCACTCGGGCCAATTAGAG AGTTGGGGCCGGATCAAGTCAGAAGTATGGCTGCTAGTGAG ATGCGTAACATCAAGATGAAAGACTTTGAGGACTCCCTGAAGCGCATCAAGCCCAGTGTTAGCCCAGCAACTCTTAAGATGTATACCCAATGGAACAAAGATTTTGGTGACACAACAGCTTTTTGA